AGCGCCGTGACTGTTGTGCTTCTTGCCACTCTGGCGCTGGTCGGTTGCGCCCCACGTTAGACATCAACCACCTCCCCAAGTACTGCGTCAAAACAGGGTGACGCAGTCGAGATGCCTGCACCTTCATCGTCACTGACGATGAAGGTGCCGCAGTCCTCGGCCACCACCACCGATGAGCAACCTCCCATCGTGCGGCTGGCATTCGCTGGCGACAACCATGCCGAAGGCTCGCTAGCAGTACGGCTGGCGAACAACCCCAAGCCCTTTGTGGGTCCATTTGCGCCCATGCTGCAGCGCGCCGACGTGGTGATGGTGAACCTAGACACTGTGATCGCGACATCCGGCTCTCCGGAGCCGAAGGCATACAACTTTGCTGCCCCACTCAGGATCCTGCCTGCCTTGGCATCTGGCAGTGTTGATGTCGTCAGCATGGCCAACAACCACGATATGGACTATGGCTGGGAAGGCTCTAACCGGTCCCTGCGGGCGAAGCGCCAGATCAATCAGCCAGCAGTCAGTATTGGTCGAAATCAACGCACGGCGTACAAGCCGTGGATTACTGAAGTCCGAGGCCACCGGATTGCGTTCTTCACCGCCAGTCAGGTCCTCGACCCTCACTTGGAGTACACGTGGACCGCTGGGCCAAACAAGCGCGGGCTGGCATCAGCGTTCCGCGTCGACTACCTCACCAAGCGCTCGCAACTGGCCTACTGGGAGTCGCTGCGAGGTTGCGCCGAACTGAAACGCTAACTACCTCCGCGATCGGTCTCCTCCCCCACGATTGCAACTACCAGTACATCTGCTTGCCGAAACGCTTCGGGTCCTCCTGCGGTTTGACACTGGCCGAACGGGACATCATTTCGACAAGGCGCTTCGACCGAAGTGTCAGGGAGGAAGAAATATGACACACGCAACCCGGTACTACCGACTGGGTCGTAGCTATCTCGGGACCGACGACCTGCTCGACAATTTAGGATCCGACCTACATAGCGAGCTAACCGCCCGATGCGCAGCTTCGTTCGCTGAGAAACAGACTGACCACGATGACTAGTTCTGCC
The window above is part of the Actinomycetes bacterium genome. Proteins encoded here:
- a CDS encoding CapA family protein; translation: MPAPSSSLTMKVPQSSATTTDEQPPIVRLAFAGDNHAEGSLAVRLANNPKPFVGPFAPMLQRADVVMVNLDTVIATSGSPEPKAYNFAAPLRILPALASGSVDVVSMANNHDMDYGWEGSNRSLRAKRQINQPAVSIGRNQRTAYKPWITEVRGHRIAFFTASQVLDPHLEYTWTAGPNKRGLASAFRVDYLTKRSQLAYWESLRGCAELKR